The genomic window GTCGTTGTTGACGAGGACGGGTATCTATTTGAGGGGTTAAAGAAGTAATCATAATTGGTCTCCTTTTTATGTTAACTTTAGTAATATGAATTACTTACATAAAGTATAGCATAAGAGGAGACCAATGTCAATCATTTCTGTTAAAAAATCTACAGATTTTTTAACAGATTAACTACTGATATATCAAGGGATTAACGCTATTCTGGTTAGCCTACTTGCCGATTTCAGGATTAACAAAAAGTTCTCATAGAGCTTTTGACTAATAACCACTATAACTGCTATAATTTCGCTAAAATATCCAGGCAAAATTTAGATAAGGTATCATCCCGTGCCCCCATAATGATTACTGCCTCGCCAGACGAAACCTTTTCAATAACCTGAGGAATTATCTTTCTTCGCTCCGGGCAATAGATTGCCTGTAATCCCTCTTTTTGCAAAGCGGTAATAATGTCATTTGAAGAAATATCCTTTGTCGCTGTGCCGCCGACATAGTAAATCTCTGGCATATATAAAATATCCTCTGGTCTTAATTCTTCTTTAAATATCTGGATAAATCCTTGTTTTAATAATCGAGTTGGACCAAAACCATGGGGTTGGAAGATAACGATAACTTTTGGGAATTGTCCTTTAAGGGTAATAAGTGTGGCTTTAATCTTGTCCGGATTATGGGCATAATCATCTATGACCGTAATTCCTTTTTTTTTGCCAACTATCTCAAGTCGCCTTTTTATCCCTTTAAACTTACCCAACGCTTCACTTATTTCTTTGTCGCTAAAACCTAAAGTCTTAACCACGGCAATAGCCGCTAAAGCATTATAAACATTATGAATTCCCGGTAAGGGAAGGATATATTGGGTATTTTCAAGGGAGAAATGAGATTTTTGTGGGTATAATTTTAATTTTGTTGGATGAATGGTTGCCTTTTTTTCAATGCCAAAACTCGTTTTTGATTTTAAATCTGGATGACAATCTGCATTTAAGATAAGTGTTTCTTTGACATTTGTGGCAAATTTGGAGAAAATAACTTCAAGTTCATCTAAGGGTTTATGGTCCAGGTGAATATTTGTCACCACGCCAATAGTTGGTTTATATAACTCACAAGAACCGTCGCTTTCATCTGCCTCGATGATCATTAATTCTGAATTACCTTTCAAACAATTATTGTTAAAATCTTTCATTATCCCGCCGTTGATAATCGTTGGTGCTAAACCAAGTTGATGCAGGATAACGCCAATCATTGCTGTGGTAGTTGTTTTCCCGCTTGTGCCGGTAACTCCAATTCCTACCTTACTGGCATTGAAAATCTCAGCTAATAGTTCTGCTCGTCTCACAACAGGTATATTTTTCTCTCTGGCTTTTTTAATATCAGGATTGTCATCTTCAATAGCAGTAGAGACAATGACTTTATTAACATCTTCTTCAATTCCAGAGCCATCTTGTTTAAACATGGAGATTCCTGCAGTTTTAAATTTATCAAAAAGTTCAGTATTAATGCCCAAATCATAATATCTATCCGAGCCTGAGACATTAGCATCAGAAAGTATTTGGGCTAAGGCACTCATTCCACTTCCAGCAATACCGACAAAATGATACCTCATAATTTATTTTTTACTCCTTAAGTTTGGTAAATGGTAACTGGTGAATGGTAATTAGTTACCAATTAACCGATTACTTACTTTTAATTTCGTGAAGTCCTATAGATATATCTCAGGGAGGGGAAAAATAGGATTTTACAGAAGTCTTTCTTAAGTGTAAGAAAGGAGATGGAGAAAGGAGAGAATTGGAGAAGAATTAACTCCTCTTTTTTAAATCTCCATTTCTCTATCTTCTCCAGTTCTCCTTCCTTACACACATTTTTACTTTGTATTGATTAATGGGTGGCGTATTCAGCTAAAAATTCATCCCAGGTTGTATTATTTGCAAAGTTAGTCGAAAGATAACTTGCAGAAGGACCACTGGTTGGAAAATATATAACCAGCCCATGGGCCCCTGGATGACCTGAGTGATGTGCTTCGGCAATGACCGCATTATTAATCGCACTTCCTACCGCTATTGCGGCACTTTGAACCGTAGGGTCTGTAACTTGATAGTAAATCTCTTCGGCAAAATCATAGAGGTCAACGCCAGTTCCAAAATCTTCTGCGGCTGAGCGAGCGGCTTTAATGTTAGTCCATTCTCCGCAGGCAACCATTGCATCCGCCAGGTTACTTACCGCAGTGGCTAAATTATCCAGAGCGGCTGTAGTATTGACCGCAGATAATGTTACATAAGGATCCGCCGGATAAGAATTAATATACTCTCTTACCGTAATTGAACCTAACATAGCGGCATCCATACCTGGATTAGCAGTCAGTTGTGCCAGAATTGGGTCATATGGCCAACCATCCCATGGCTCGGTTTCTTCTGAACCAACCATTACCTCTGATGAGACTTTAGGTTCATAAGCAACCTCAATCATCGCCATCAGACACGCATCATAACCTAAGAAATTCATCATTTTGCCAGAGAGTGCTGTTTCTACCTCATCCATCGTTAAATAACCACCATTTGTATCATCCCAGCATACACCTCTGACTGCTTGTTCTCCCAATTTTGGCAATATGCCACTGCCGTGATTCCAGAGCACAAGGGCATATTTATTTGCAGGATAATTGGTTATTCCCCATTCCACAAAGTCTTTTAATACCTGCATATCGCCCATATTTGCCTCACCTATATCCATTAAAGCATTTGCTGGTGTCGGCGTCATACCCGGCGTAATTAAAAATCTCTTTGTAGTTTTCCAATCTTCATAACTTGTATCATACCCGGAAATACGGTCAAACTGAACAACTATATTTACATCATCACTTGAGCCAACTGTTGCCATTTCAAGAAAATCATCAATCCCTGCATCCTCTAAATTATTATCCGCCGCAATATAAACCAGATATGTCCATTCCTTCATAGCAACAGGGCCGAAGCTAACCGGGACAAAATCCTGACTTAAAATATCACCAGTAACAGAATGAATTAATCTTGCTCCCAGACTGTATGTTCCTTCTGGCTCAGAGCCTGCAAATACATAGGAAAATACATCCCCGGTGAAATCAAACCCAGCGGGTAATGAAAACCCCGGAATGTTATGAATTGAGATTAATCCCATTGGTGAAGGACAACTAACCCAATTTTTTATATCTACCACTTTATCTTCTAAAGTTGAGTTCCAGAGATGGGCAGTTTCTATCAAGGTATCCCCTGGGGTATAACCCGATTGATTTGTGGAGATATCAATTCCATAATCTTGTGCCTCTAAATTTGCTATCCCAATAAACCCACTTAAAATCACTACTCCTAAAAAGATACTTATTCTTTTTAACATTTTTTTATCCTCCTTTTAATTGGTAATTGGTAATTGGTGAATGGTAATTAGTTGCCATTTACCAGTTACTTGCTTTTAATTTCGTGAAGTCCTATTGAAAATACTTTTTTTATCACCTCTTTTGCTTACTGCTAAAAAGACTTCTGCAAAATGCCCGGAAACTGTCATTGTGAGGATCAAGACGACGAAGCAATTCCTTTATTTGCAAGGGATTGAGATTGCTTCACTCTCGTTCGCAATGACGAATCACCCTATTTTGCACAACCCTTTACTCCTAAAATCAGAAAAGGGAAATAAAGGGGATGAAGAAACAAATAATCGTAACCGTTCAGGGTGTAACGAAGGGGAAATGGAGAAATTAGGGAAAAGGGGAAAAAGTATTCTTATTTTAGTAAGAAAATCATATTATTTAGAATGTCATTGACAACTGATGAAACCTTCTGCTACCTAATTTCCCTACCCCTCTCCTTTCTCTCCATTTCCCCTTTTCTCCTTATGGACACCTGAACGCTTACAAATAATCTAATGTCTAAAATGTCTCACCCCAGTAAATACCATTGCCATACCATATTCATCTATTGCCTTGATTATTTCTTCGTCTCTAATGGAGCCGCCGGGTTGAATTACGGCTCTAACACCCGCTCTATCAGCCAGGTCAATTCCATCTCTAAAAGGAAAAAAGGCATCTGAAGCCATAATACTTCCAAAGGCGTCACTTCCTGCTTTATTAATAGCAATTTTCACCGAATCTACTCTTGACATTTGACCTGCACCTATACTCAGAGTTCTATCTCCTTTGCATAAAACGATAGCATTAGATTTGATATGCTTTACTACCTTCCAACCAAAAAGCATTGCCTTTATTTCTTGTGGTGTAGGTTGTCGTCTACTGACTACTTTAAAGTCTTGAGCTGTGATTTTGTGGACATCAGACTCCTGGATAAGTAATCCACCAACAACGCTTCTTAAGTGAAGTGGATACGAGGGATTTCTTTGCCAGGGAGTTACTTCCAAAAGCCTCAAGTCCTTTTTTGTTTTAAGGACTTCAAGTGCCTCTTTCGTAAATCCAGGGGCAATAATTGCCTCAATAAATGTTTTAACCAATTCTTCTGCGGTATCTTTTTCTACATCCTGATTAAAACTAATTATTCCCCCAAAAGCAGATGTTGAATCTGTTTCATAAGCAAGTTGATATGCCGTGAGTTGATTATCTGTTACCGCTACTCCACAAGGATTATTATGTTTGACGATAACACAGGCAAAATCTTCTTCAAATTCCTTGACCAATTCTAATGCCGAATCAAGGTCTAAAAGATTATTGTAAGAGAGTTCTTTGCCGTGCAGTTGTTTTGCATTACTGACTCCCGGGATAGTGTTTTGTGGATTTCTATAGAATGCGGCTTGCTGATGAGGATTTTCACCATATCTTAAGGATTGTGCCTTTTGATAAGTTAAATTTAAGGTTTGCGGGAATAAATCTTTTTCTAAATATTGATGAATAATGGCATCATATTGAGCGGTGTGAGCAAATGCCTCACAGGCTAATTTATAACTTAATTCTAATGATAAACAACCATCATTTTTCTTGAGTTCCATAAGGACAGCTTCATATCTTTCAGGAGAGGTGATTACGCCGACATAATTATAATTTTTAGCCGCGGCACGAATCATCGTTGGACCGCCAATATCAATATTTTCAATGGCTTCTTCTAATGTCCCATCGGGTTTAGCAATGGTTTTGGCAAAGGGATAAAGATTAATAATAACTAAGTCGATTGGTGTAATATTATGTTCTTCAAGTTGTTTAAGATGTTCTGATGTGCGTTGAGCTAAAATTCCTGCATGGATATTAGGATGTAATGTTTTTATCCTTCCATCTAACATCTCCGGGAAATTAGTTATTGCTGAAACAGGAATAACAGGTATTCCTGCCTCTTGCAGGGTTTTAGAAGTGCCACCTGTAGAAATAATCTCAACATTTATCTGGACCAGGTAATTTGCCAGATTAAGTAATCCTTGTTTATCTGCAACACTAATTAATGCTCGTTTAACCTTAATCATTTCATTTTTACCTTAAGATAAAACTGGCGTCCCCAGGGGGATTCGAACCCCCGCTGCCACCTTGAAAGGGTGGTGACCTGGGCCTCTAGTCGATGGGGACATTGATTTAATGTAACTATTTAGTCATCTGATTAATAATAACATATAAATTAAAAATTTGCAAGTAAAATGTTTATTTCATAATAAAAAAAATTGACAAATCCCAATTTTTATGTTAATATTTGTGGTTATGATAGTTGAAACGATTAAATGGGAAGATGATAAATTAAAGATTATAGACCAGACGAAATTGCCAGAGCAACTGGTTTATTTAGAATGTACCACTGTGGATGAAGTCGCCGAGGCAATAAAAAAATTACGGGTCCGAGGAGCACCAGTTATTGGTGTTGCCGCGGCTTATGGCGTTGTCCTGGGTGTAGATAGAATAGAACAGACGATTAAACTTCTGGAGAGCACTCGACCAACGGCAGTTAATTTATTCTGGGCATTACAAAGGATGGCGAAATGTGCGAAAAATCATAAAGGCTCAGAATTAAAAGAGGCGTTATTAAAAGAGGCTAAATCAATTCATAAGGATGATAGAGAGAAATGCCGCCAGATGGGTGAATATGGTGCCTCATTAATAAAAAATGGTGATACGATTCTTACTCATTGTAATGCTGGGGCATTAGCCACCGGTGGCATAGGAACGGCACTTGCGGCTATATACACTGCCCAAAAACAAGGTAAGAAAATCAAGGTGTTTGCAGATGAAACAAGACCTTTATTACAAGGTGCACGATTAACTACATGGGAATTAATGCAAGCAGGAATTGATGTAACATTAATCTGTGATAATATGGCCGCAATGGTAATGAAACAAGGGAAAATCAATCTCGTTATCGTTGGTGCGGATAGAATCGTCCAAAATGGCGATACAGCTAATAAAATTGGTACCTATGGCGTGGCGGTATTAGCCCGAGAACATAATATTCCTTTTTATGTTGTTGCGCCTACATCTACAATTGACTTGTCATTAGAAGATGGCTCACAAATTCCCATAGAAGAAAGAGAAGCAGACGAAATTACTTATGGATTTGGTAAAAGAACTGCACCTGAGGGAATAAATGTTTATTCACCCGCATTTGATGTTACCCCGAATAAATTTATTAAAGCAATTATTACGGAAAAAGGTATTGCCTACCAACCCTTTATTCAAACTTTAAACGTAACTATTCACCGCAGAGACGCACAGACACACAGAAAAAATTAAAATCTATTGGCTATACACTTAATTCCATCTCTTAGAACAGAAACATTAAAATTGATCAATAAACCTATCCTTTTATTCATCATTTTTAGATAGGTTAAAAGTTGAGCTTCGTGAATCGGAAGTAGTTGCTCGACTGCTTTTAATTCTACGATAACTTCTTCTTCAACTAAAAGATCTATCCGGTATCCACAATCTAATTTAAATCCTTTTTTCTCTGTTCCTCTGCGTCTCTGCGGTGAATAGTTACATGGAAGATACTATGTGTCCCCGAAATTCCCAGTAATTATGACATCGCCATTTTTGTCAATAATAGCCTCGCATTCCGGCAGTCCCTGAAAGTCTTCTTCCGAGTAACGCCCCGTCAGGAAGTGAATCGTTTGATTTGAAGACGATGGCCAGATGCCGGCGGGATTAGATAATTGGGGCTCATAAAGAGCGTCAATAAGGACATCTGCAAGTGAGAGCATCTCCTTGCCACCCGGCATTGATAAAACTTGCTCCAGGGTGCGTCCAGAAAATATCAATATAGAGAGATTAGTCGTCTTTCTTATTTCATAGAGAAAGACGAGCAGTCCGGTCATCTGTTCTGTTGGCTCACCACCGCTTAGAGTAAGTCCTGATATGTCTTTAATTGATTCAAGCCATCTAAGAAGTTCAGTTACACTTATTTCGATTCCGCCGTCGAAAGGTTGGATATTCTGGTTATAGCAATCTCTACAGCGAAAGGGACATCCCTGAAACCAGATGACAGCCCTACACCCAGGACCATTGGCGTAACTTTTAGCCAGACGACTATGAATTCTAATAGTAATATCTTTATTCACTATAAACTCCTCCTCGACAAACTCCAGTTCGACAGATTCAGTGTGACACTTTTCATTTGAGTTTTACCACCGGATAACGGTCATAAAGGGGTTTTTTTGTCTTTTCATCATAGACTGTTACAAGAAGCATCTTATTGCTATCTACCATAAATGTTACAGAAAATCTTTTCTCCCCTTTGTTAGCAGGTGGGGTTGCCTCGATGAATGTAGGCTTCTTCTCATTCATCCAGAACTCTACCCCGCTTTCCCTTCTAACAGAGTCATATTCAAAGACCCATTCGCCATTGTGGTTTTGCACAAGTCCTCCCCTGCCTGTAGCATTGATATCCTTATCGGAAAGCTCATAGATATCTATTCCAAAAAACCTCTGATTCTCTTTAATACCCTCCAGTGGTATCTTTTTAAAGTCTGGTTTAGTAGGGTAATGCGTGCCTGCAGAGATGAGGGGAATAAATATGGCTTTTCTGGTAGCGGGGTCAACACTTCTTATGGCATAGTCATGCTGAATATAGTCATAAAGGGATTCTGCCCCTTCAGTAAGATAGATGCAGGCCCCCCTTGCAACTGCATCATAAGGCCTGTATGCTCGCAGTCTATTGCCAAAGGTCTCGGAAACCTTTCTCTTCACACTTGGGATGAGGCTGGAACCCCCAACAAGCAAGACTTGTTTGACATCATCTGGGGTAATCCCGTTATCCCTTGCCCTCTCTACTGCCTTCTTAATTGTCTTCTCTATATCAGCGTAAAACCCATTCTCTTCAAGAAGCCTCTCAAACTCCTCCAGGTGATACTCGCCTTTAAGGGTAACCCCTCCGTGTTCGATATTGTATGAAGAAGTTGCATTAGTGCTCAGCCATTCTTTTATCTTTTCGACTTTAAACATAATATTCCAGCTTGCCTTTTTTGCGCCAAGATAATCTATTTTAGCCTTCTTGAGCAAATCTTTATATAGCCAACCGTCTATGGTGCGTCCTCCTATGTAACATCCTGCCTTTCCGATGACCCTGCACCCGCGTCCTCCTTCCACTCTATCTTCCATCTTCACTATTGAGCAATCAAGGGTGCCTCCTCCAAAATCAAATATAAAAAAGATATCTCCTGCTTTTAAATTAGCATCGTAACCAAATATTGTTGAGGTTGCCTCGTCTATGAATCTATACCTCTTTATTCCTATCTTCTGGCAGGCATCGGAAAGCCAGTTGGTATAATATTCAAAATGCTCAATTGGCACTGTAAATGGTATCTCACAGGAAGAAATGTCCACATGGCTTGACTGGACCGCATAAAGAATGAGGTAATCTAAAAAATCCTGTGCCGCTGTAAAATAATCCACAGAAGTTCCGTCAGAAAGGTTGTATCTCATCATTTTCTTCTCTTGAATATATGCTTTCATCCAGCGGAATGTCCCCTGACTTCTTTCCAGAGACTTCTCTATTACCCGATTCCCTATAAATCTGGTATTTTTATCCTGATAGCAGATAACTGAAGGGACATAAGGGATTTCAGAATCCCTTCCTTCGAGACTGAAACAAAACGGCAATGATGCTTCGGGAATATGCTGGAGAACCACATCTCTTTCCGCCTCGTTCCAGAAGGCAACTACCGTGTTTGATGTCCCAAAATCAATTGCCATTTTACCGTAAAGTGCCGACATTATTATACCCCCCTATCTGAGAGTTTATGTTCTAATTCTTCGGAAACCGGCTCTTCATGCATCTCTGCTGTTTCTTTCCTTTCTATAATTTCGCTCCCCATCTCACGCTCAATTTCCTCAGTAATCTTACAACATCTCTTCCCTTTTATCCCACGCACCTCAAAGATTACCTCCCCATCAGGTCTTATAAAAATTTCAAGCTCTTCTATTTCCATATTTATCCCTCCTGATTAACATTAGTATTGTTGATAGTTTATAGTTGATAGTCTATGAAACTATCAACCATCAACTATCAACCATCAACCATTCCCACATACACATCAGTGATAAAATACTCGGCAAGGAGAAGGAGATATTCCTGCTGGGAAGATGAAATAAATCCTCTTATCAGACTGAAAAAATCATCCGGATTCTCTGGTCTTTTATCAATGCTTGAGGTGATTCCCTTCCTATGCAGAAACTCTATCTCTCGGACAGACATATCCTCCAGCCGGCTATGATGACTTAGGACACCTGAAACACCTACCTTTACATAATAGACATGGTCTTTTTCAAGTCCTGCCCTGCTTTCTGCAGTCAAAGTGCCAGGTTTAATATTTTCTGCCAGGACTGAAGCCATGCGAACCTGCCAGTAAGGGTCTTTAGATGCCTTATTTGCCGCATCCTTAAGAGAGGGCGATTCTTTTTCTGCAAGATATATTATGGCGGCACTTCTCTTTTTGAAATCCCCGGAATCATTTGCCCATAAAGAAAGCTCCTTATCATCTGGAGGTGCTTTTAATCCTGCGGTACACATAGGTCTGAAATCTTCCAAAAGTGTGTTTGCTTTTATCGGAACTTCCCCCTAAAAATTACCTAAAAAATAGACTTAAGTCTATGTATATCAATGGGATACGACTAAAATATGTTTAAAAAATGTACCTACGAATATTTACAATTTTAGTAAAAATAATACTTGACAAAAGTAATACTCTTTTGATATGATATTTAGTAATAAAATCGCCCGTCCATAGTGTATCTACGAAAATTAAAAAAGCCTAATTAACATATCTTCTTAATTATCAATATGTTAATGGAGCTTTTTTGTGTATTTTCTGGGGGAAGTTCCGTTATAATTTAGGTTAGGCTCCAAATTATGCTGAAAGGGAGGTGATGGTTTTAGAAGCAGGAGCTTTAGCATAAAGTTATCTGCTCATTGCGGGCAGAAAGGAGGAAAAGAAAATGAAAAAATTATCTATTATGGGTGTATTGGTAAGCATCTTTGTAGCTGTAACATTTTCTTTATGTTACGCAGAAGGAAGAGTGAGGGGTATAGGCGTTTATTTTACGCCAGAGAGGGCACCGGTTGGAGACAACATAAGAATTAGTATAAAGTTTGCTGTAACAGGGGAACCAATAGTGAATAATATGGGAGTGGTCGTAAGACAAACATCCCCTCGATATGTGGGTCCTCCACCTCCAGTAATAATAGTGTCAGGCCCATTTAATCCAGGAGAGCATATAGTTGATGTATATAGATATACTGTTCCCACTTCTCCTCCAGCAAGGATATGCTTCGATATAGAAATACCGGGTGGAAAGTTTAGGGATGTGTGCTTAAAACGTGGAAGAGGAAGGGAAGGATGGTGGATGACTGTTGAAGGTAGGGGACGTTGGGTAGAGACTGTTCCTACTCCTCGACCGGCTCCGGTTCCTTCTGCAGAGAAACCAGACCTGAGAATAGTAGGAGATTTAGTTGATAAAGTATTAACAATTCAGAATATTGGAAGGGCGCCAACTCCGGCGAGAGTTGATATTGAGGTAGTTAGAGAATGTTTTGTAGAAGGAAGATGGGTGCCTTCACCTGAGTGGTTATCAATGGGACTGGGTAAACGGACTTTACTTGCTGGAGAGTCTACAAAGTTAAGGTTAGGAACTTTATTGGGGCAATGCCCTTCAGGCAGTACAAAAGTGCGAGTAGTTGTTGACCCAAGAAATCAGATTGCTGAAATGGATGAAAATAACAATGTGGTGGAGGCAAGTTCGCTGGCTGATTTGAGGATAATTGCCTTTACATGTGATTTGAATAACCACTCGTATGCATTACAGTGTATGATATCTAACACAGGCGTTGGAGATGCAGGTCCATTTGGTTGGGAAATAAGCGTCTTCAGAGATGGCGGATGGAGAAGCTTTGAGGGAGGAAGGATAGCGAGGTTAAATGCTAGAAGAAGAACAAGCATATTCAGAAGTTCACTCCAAATGCGAAGCGCCGTACAAGTAGGAGATCGGCTTCGACTGAGAATAGATCCACTTAACGAAGTTCCTGAGACCAACGAGAGTGCCGAGGATAACTCTAGGGAAACAATTGTAGTGCGACGGTAGGAGATAATACTGAAAAAGGGACAGGCTACTTTTTAAAGATGCCTGCAACGGCAGATAACATGGCGGAAAAGACTGTCGTTCAAACCGTGAGGGTTTCTTTTCCGCCAAAAGGGTCGGAAAATGAAAATTGAAAATGGGGACGCACACAATTTTGTAACCGTTCAGGGTGTAACGAAGGGGAAATGGAGAAATTAGGGAAAAGGGGGAAAAGTATTCTTATTTTAGTAAGAAAATCATCTGCATTAGAATGTCATTGACAACTGATGAAACCTTCTGCTACCTAATTTCCCTACCTCTCTCCTTTCTCTCCATTTCCCCTTTTCTCCTTATTTACACCTGAACGCTTACCAATTTTTGTTTTATTTTTGTTCATCCCCCTTCTTTTTCTCCCCTCTGCCGTTGCGGGTAGTACTTTGCACTTACACAGATATGACATATTGTTCTATTGAGTTAACCTTCTTAATAATCTCTTCAGGGTTCTTATGTATCTGAATGTCTCTTTTGAGTTCCTCTAATTTATATTCGATATCTAACTTAACCTTTTCCTCTAAAAACGACCTCTTGAATTCTTCAGAAAAAAGTTGTTTCCTGAGATATTGTTCTGCAATATTCATTTTGCACCTCTCCATAATTTTCTGATAGATTTCGCTTTCTCAATCTCACTTTGCGGGACTTTTTGTTCCTTTTTTATGACACCATGCGTAAAAATAATCTGTTTCTCATATTCATAGAAATAAAAACTCCTCGAAATTCTATTTTCAAAATTAACCCTGAGTTCAAATATACCTTCTTCCAGATGTTTGGATAAATTTTCGTAACTATTCAGAGGTATGAAGATTTGCCACAGAGACACAGAGGACACAGAGAATGAATATATTTAGAAAAGGGGTATGTATTTGCAAATTATCCTTTAAGATTCCAGATATTATGGAACAGATTGGATTTGGTAGTAAATTCTATTATATTCTCTGTGTTCTCTGTGCCTCTGTGGTTTATAATAAGCTGAATAGTTACAAATTTTCTTTAGGTTGTATCCCACTGCTCTTCAATGCTACCAACTTTTCAATATATGCAAATATTTTAGCACGTTCTCGGATGGATAGGCTATC from bacterium includes these protein-coding regions:
- a CDS encoding CARDB domain-containing protein — encoded protein: MKKLSIMGVLVSIFVAVTFSLCYAEGRVRGIGVYFTPERAPVGDNIRISIKFAVTGEPIVNNMGVVVRQTSPRYVGPPPPVIIVSGPFNPGEHIVDVYRYTVPTSPPARICFDIEIPGGKFRDVCLKRGRGREGWWMTVEGRGRWVETVPTPRPAPVPSAEKPDLRIVGDLVDKVLTIQNIGRAPTPARVDIEVVRECFVEGRWVPSPEWLSMGLGKRTLLAGESTKLRLGTLLGQCPSGSTKVRVVVDPRNQIAEMDENNNVVEASSLADLRIIAFTCDLNNHSYALQCMISNTGVGDAGPFGWEISVFRDGGWRSFEGGRIARLNARRRTSIFRSSLQMRSAVQVGDRLRLRIDPLNEVPETNESAEDNSRETIVVRR
- a CDS encoding type II toxin-antitoxin system RelE/ParE family toxin, with product MSSVSLWQIFIPLNSYENLSKHLEEGIFELRVNFENRISRSFYFYEYEKQIIFTHGVIKKEQKVPQSEIEKAKSIRKLWRGAK